The sequence ACGCTGTCCAGATCGGAGCAGCCTCCAATCTGACCGTGGTTGCCCATAAAAATTACACAGTAGTCTGATCGGTCATGTCACAGCGGCAGCGCATCTGCGTACTGCCGTTTTTGCTGTCTGTTTTTGCAGCATCACACACTCTTACAGAGTGATTCTTCCTATTTTGAAAGGGGATACTCCAGCTTATGAAAGAACAAGTCACTGAACGGTTCATCCGTTACGCAAAAATCAACACCGAGTCGGACCCGAACAGTCCATCGACTCCATCCACCGAATGCCAGTGGGACCTGCTGCATGTATTGAAACACGAACTCGAAGAACTGGAGATGGAAGAGATTACGCTCGATGGGAACGGCTATCTGTTTGCGACACTGCCGTCCAACACGGACAAAGATGTCCCGGTCATCGGTTTCCTTGCACACGTCGACACGTCACCTGACTATTCCGGCAAAGATGTGAACCCTCAGATCCACGAGAACTATGATGGCCGCGATCTGGTCCTCAGCGAAAATACGACATTATCAGCCGAGCTGTTTCCCGAGCTGAACAACTACACAGGCCAGACATTGATCACAACGGATGGCACGACGCTGCTCGGTGCGGATGATAAGGCAGGAATTGCGGAAATCATGACAGCGATGGCGTATTTGCAGTCACATCCTGAAGTGAAACATGGCAAACTGCGGGTCGCCTTCACACCGGATGAGGAAATCGGACGGGGACCCCATAAATTCGATGTCCAGGCATTCGGGGCGGACTTCGCCTATACGATGGACGGCGGGCCTCTTGGTGAGCTCCAGTATGAAAGCTTCAACGCAGCGGGCGCGCGGGTGACGTTCCGCGGCACGAACGTCCATCCGGGAACAGCAAAAGATAAGATGGTGAATTCCATTTTGCGTGCTCAGGAATTCCAGGCAGCGATGCCGGCACTGGAGGTTCCTGAGCTGACAGATGGACGGCAAGGGTTCATCCATCTGATGGATATCAAGGGGTCAGTTGAAAAAACAGAGCTGGATTACATTATCCGCTACTTCGATAAGGAGACATTCGAAGCCCGGAAACAGCTGTTCCGTGATACGGTCGCCCAGATGCAGTCCGACTATGGCCCAGATGCTGTCACGCTTGAACTGGAAGACCAATATTATAATATGGGTGAAAAGATCATGCCGCACATGGAAATCATCGAAATCATCAAAGATGCTTTCAGCAATCTCGGCATCGAACCGGTCATCGAACCGATCCGGGGCGGCACGGACGGCTCACAGATTTCCTATATGGGCATCCCGACACCGAACATCTTTGCGGGCGGTGAAAATTTCCACGGCCGCTATGAGTTCGTCTCTGCAGAAACGATGGAGAAGGCGGCACAGGTGATCGTCGAAGCCGTCCAGTTATACGAAGCTCGCGCATAAGGAGGGCAACGGCATGAAAGGGATCTGGCTCGGGGTACTGGCCGCCGTGTTTTTTGCGGTCACGTTCGTATTGAACCGTTCCATGGAGTTATCAGGCGGCAGCTGGATGTGGAGCGCTTCCCTCCGCTATTTCTTCATGGTGCCGTTTCTGGCCGCTATTGTCGCCATGAGGGGCGGCTTTACGCCCGTCCAGCGGGAGATGCGCCGTCATCCCTGGCAGTTCTTCATCTGGAGTACGGTTGCTTTCGTGCTGTTTTATGGACCACTCACCTTTTCAGCAGGATATGCCCCCGGCTGGCTTCTCGCCGGTACGTGGCAATTGACGATTGTTGCAGGAGTCCTGCTGGCTCCCCTGTTTTTGTCAGGGGATGGATCGGATGGCACGGAACGCGGAGTCCGGCAGCGCATCCCGGTTGCCTCCCTTCTTATTTCGCTCGTCATTCTCGGCGGCGTGGTGCTGATCCAGATTCCGCATGCCCGGTCCGTGTCGGCGGATGCACTGCTGCTGGGCATACTGCCTGTCGTATTGGCCGCATTCGCCTATCCGCTCGGCAACCGCAAGATGATGGAACTGCTCGGCGGTTCGCTGGATACGTTCCAGCGGGTGCTCGGCATGACGCTCATGACACTGCCGGTCTGGTTCCTGCTGGCGCTGTACGCCTGGCTGACGGTCGGCCTTCCCTCGTGGAGCCAGCTCGTCCAATCATTCGTCGTCGGGGTCAGTTCCGGTGTCATTGCGACCACTTTGTTCTTCATGGCGACGGACCTCGCCCGGCACGACCAGGGCCGTCTGGCAGCCGTCGAAGCGACGCAGTCACTCGAGCTCCTGTTTGCGATGCTCGGTGAAATGCTGCTGCTGCATATGGCATTGCCGGGACCTGTTTCGCTGGCAGGCACTGCTATCATCATACTCGGCATGTCGCTGCACAGCTGGCAGACAGCAGCTGCCGCAAAGCGGGCAGCTTCTGAAATTCCATGAAAAAGGACCCGAACGGATTTTCCGTTCGGATCCTTTTTTCTTATTGGGCGGCTTCATAGGCGCCAAGCAGGCTGACCGCTTCTTCTGCAAGGGACGTATCGATCGCTTTATCGAAATCGATCTCCCCCTGGATCGCTCCGTTCGCCTTGTATGTCTCATATTGCTTTTTGATATCTTCGATGAACATCTTACCATCAGGGTCGAGACCGGTCACGAAGACTTTATCCCACAGGGCGGCATCTTTCAGGGCCGTATGCTTCACCATGATCTCGATGATCTCCTCTTCGTCCACCCCTTCGAAGAACGCATCGTTATAATCACGGACGCCTTTCAGATAGGCTGCCATGAAACGGAGGGACAATTCCTCGTCTTCCATGAACTGCGGAGAGGCGAGGACCATCGCGATCTGGGATTCGGGTGCATAATCGGTCGTATCGCCGAACCGCAGATGGAATCCGTTTTCGATTCCCTGCGCGATGAGCGGCTCGATGCTGAGCGCAGCATCCACCGTACCGGAATCGAGTGCCCCGAGCATGGCGCTGAAATCTGCAATATGGACATACTCCACATCATCCTCCGTCAGTCCCGCATGCTTCAGCATCTCTTCATAAATATAGCCGTCTATCGAGTTTCGGGAGGAGACCGCAATCTTCTTCCCTTTGAAATCCGGGTAGTCCTGGATGACGTCTTTCATATGATTGCCGATGACGAATGAGAAATACGATTCGCCAGGCATGTTATGTCCTTTGTCGGCAACGATCCGCACATCGATTCCCTGTGCGATTGCATTGAAGAATGACGCTGTCGAGACACCGCCCGCGATGGAGACTTCCCCTGCTGCGAGTGCCGGCAGCATGTCATCGCTGTTCGCGAAATCTGTGAATTCCACGTCGATATTGTAGTCATCGAAATACCCGCGTTCTTTCGCGATATAAAACCCTGCTCCGGAGGCGGCCCCGTCTTCGGCAATCAGTACTTTTGTCTTCTTGCTGAGCGGGCTGAGAGTTCCCTCTTCCGTCTGGTCAGCCGGTTTGGCTGCAGGCTTCTTTTCTTCCTCTTTTCCTGTACATCCCCCAAGGACAAGTGCAGCACCGAGCACGAGCGCGAGTCCCCCCGCTTTCATCCACTTCTTCACACGCTTCCCCTTTCGTCACGTTCTCGTCTTCTGGACTTCCTGCTGCAAATGTTTCCAGATTTCTACGAACTGCCCGGCCAGCTCCGGGTCCTTCCGGATCTCTTCAATCTTCCTCGGCCGCGGCCGGTCGATACGGACTTCCTGGATGATCCGTCCCGGCTGGGCGCTCATCAGTAAAATCCGGTCACTCAGCATGAGTGCTTCGTCGATACTGTGCGTGATGAACAGCACTGTCTTTTTCGTTTCCGACCAGATGGACAGCAGTTCTTCCTGCAGGATGAATTTGTTCTGTTCATCGAGTGCTGCGAACGGTTCATCCATCAGCAGGATCTCCGGGTCATTGGCGAATGCGCGCGCGATACTGACCCGCTGCTTCATGCCGCCCGACAGCTCACTCGGATACAGATGGGCGAATTTCGCCAGACCGGTCTTTTCCAGGTAATATGCTGTCTGTTCGGCAATCACTGGTTTCGGGGCTTTCCGCATCTCCAGTCCGAATGCCACATTATCTTTCACCGTCATCCACGGGAGGATCCCTTTCTCCTGGAATACCATGGACTGCAGCGGCCGTCCCGTCTGTTCGGAATGGATGGCGATTTCACCTGCACTGTGTGTTTCCAGGCCGGCCAGTATACGGAGCAATGTCGTCTTACCACAGCCGCTCGGGCCGACGAGACAGACGAATTCCCCGTCTGCCACATCCAGCGAAATATCCTGCAGCGCTGTCACACTCCCGTTCTTCTTCACAAACACTTTCGTCAAGTTGCGGATTTCAATTTTTGACTGCATTCAGTCACCTCCAAGGCAGCAGTTTTTTCTGCAGGCCGCGCAGCAGCAGGGAAAAGACGTATCCGAAAAACGAAATCATGATGAGACCGACAAACATATTCTGCAGCAGGAATGCTTTGTATGAGGTCCAGATCAGGTAGCCGATCCCGGACGTCGCGCCCATCATTTCAGCGGCGACGATTGTCAGCAAGGCGATCGCCTGCCCCATCTGGATCCCTTCGAGCATGACGGGAAGTGCGCCGGGCAGCGCAATTTTGAAGAAGAACTGTGATTTGCTGGCACCGTAATTGTCCGCGACATCCAGATAGATCTTGTCGATGCTGAGCACGCCTGCAGCCGTGTTGATGACAACAGGAAAGAAGACGCTGCCTGCAATCGTCACCACTTTCGAGACGTCTCCGATGCCGAACAGGATGATGATGATCGGCAGGAGGGCGAGCGTCGGTATCGGCATGAGTGCCATGACGAGCGGCGATACGAAGTGACGGACTGGTTTGTAGAGTCCCATCAGAAGGCCGATCAGAATACCGGGGATGACCCCTGCCAGGAATCCGAGGGCGATCCGGTACAGCGACACGCCGACATGTTCGGCGATCGCGCCGTTCATAAGCATTTCCCAGAACGTCCCGAGAATCGCTGTTGGCGGCGGGAAGAACCGGATGTCGATCGCTCCTGTCCGTGACAGCACTTCCCACAGGGCGAGGAGAAATACGGGCGACACCACAGTCAGGAGCTGCTGCCATCTCGCTTTTGCCTGCCGCCGCCTCCATTCGATGCGCTCGATCTGCACCGCGTCTTGTCTTGCGTCGACTGGTTGAGTCATGTTCACCACCTCACCGTACTCTATGCGTTCGCCTGTTCCGCAACATAGGCAGACGTGCAGGCACAATAAAAAAAGCCCGCATCCGGTATGTATGGATGCAGGCGTTCTTCACACTGACTTCGTGGCCGTTTTCTTGATATCCTGTCTGGCTGCATAGATGTTTGCGACGATGACCTTCGCCACTGCGTATACAGGCACCGCCAGAAGGATCCCCACAAATCCCGCCATATTCCCTGCTGCCAGGAGCAGCGTAATAACGGTGAGCGGATGGATATCAAGCGTTTTCCCCATAATATTCGGGGTAATGAAGTTGCTGTCGATCTGGTTGGCCGCCAGGGTGATGACCGCCACCCAGATGACCATTTTCGGGTCTTGTGTAAAGGCGATCAGGATCGCAGGCATTACAGCAATCCACGGGCCGAGGAATGGAATCAAGTTCATGAACAGCGTGAAAATCGCAATCAGCAGTGCATACTGGAGTCCGATGATCCAATAACCGACCAGGATGATCGTCGCCAGGATGGCGCTGATCAGCAGCTGTCCCTGGATGTAGCTGCGGAGCACATGATCGATATCGTCGATCGTTTTCTTGATCCACTGACGGCGCTTGCCGTGGAAATACTTATAGATATTCGGCGCGAGTTTCTCATGGTCCTTCAGCATGAAGATGAAGAAGAACGGCACAAGGACGAGCAGGACGATTGCCTGGACGAACGATTGCAGGAAGGAGATGAACCAACCGCCGAATTTCAGTAAATACGACTGCAATTTATCCGTTGCGCTGTTCAGCGAGTCTTTCACTTGCGGCGGCAGATCATCCTTCTGCTCAAGTGCCAGGTCCTTCAGATGGATGAGTTCCGCAGAAATCTTCGGGCCGTTGTCGATCAGGTTGTTCACCTGTTTGGCGATCGGCGGACCGATGAGTGCCGAGAAGGCATAGATGGCGCCTGCCAGCAGCACAAGGATGATGAGGATGCTTCCCCAGCGCGGCACTTTCCGCTTCTCGAGGAAGCGCTGGATGGGCTCCGTCATGTAATACAGGACTCCGCCTGCAATCAGCGGCAGGATGATCGCCTTTGCAATGATGCCGACCGGCGCGAAAATATAGTTGATTTCCAGGAAGAACTTGATGATGAGCAGTGCCAGCAAAATGGCGACCCCTGTCTGGAACCATAATTTCTTTGTCACACGGCAGCCTCCTTTCTTCCATTTATTCCGTTGAATTGTTTCTAGTATACGAGTTTCCCTGCCCTCTGTCGAACACGAACGAAAAAAATCCCCGTCTCTCGGCTGAGAGCGGGAATTTTGATCAGTCGCGCATTTCCAGATAGGAAAGCGAAACTTTCAAGTTGGCGTTGCGTTCACGGATCGCATCGAGCAGCACCTGGTCTTTCGTGTCCGTTTTGCTGCGGATGGCAAACGTGTAAAGGATCATCGTGCCGAGGTTGGTTGTCTCGACTTGGCGCAGCTGGTAGAAATCGGTTTTTTCATCCAGAATATCATCGAGAAGATTTTCGTGATTCAAGTTCTCAGGAACCGTCACTTTCAGCAGCTGCGTATCCTTCCCTTTCCCGTAATCCACTTTGTAGATGAAGTAGAAGACCAGGCAGGAGAACACGGTCAGCACGATGGCCAGCTGGAATTGGAACAGACCAGCTGTCATCCCGACACAAAGGCCGAAGAAAATATAGGCGATGTCTTTCGCATTGGTCACAGCACTCCGGAACCGGATGAGCGAGAAGACGGCGAACAGCCCGAATGCGACCCCCGCGTTGCCGCTGACGACATTCATGACGACCGATACGACGACACTCATCATGATGATCGTATGGACGAATGCCTGAGAATAGCGTTCTCCTGTAAAGGTGATCTGGTAGATTTTCGTAATGAGCAAACTGAGGACGAACGCCAGCGCCATAGCGGCCAGGCTCATCCAGAGGGTCGGCGCCCCTTCCACTCCATTAGACGTAAACAAGCTCGTGATCTGATCCATCTTCGATTCCCCCAATTGTTGGTTCTTCCAGTTGTTTTGGTTCCAGTAATCCGCTTTGCGGAAGGACATCCCCGCTCAGCAGTTCCATGCTTGTGCAGAACTTCGAGGCACTGCGCTGCTCGCAGTTCAGCGATTGCAGCACTCGCGCCAGCCAGAGCGGCACGGCGTGATCCACCTTCACTTCAAGCACGACAAGATCCGGATCGATGAAGTGCTCACCGTATGGACCGTGCTCGATATGCAGGTCACCTTATCTGCATTTCAAGTCGAAATCGAACGTGATCCGCAGTTCCGGATCAGTGACGCCATGCAGCGCATGCCGGCTGTAGCTGACGACCATCTCAGGCTTCAGGTTGTAATAGTTCTTGAAATAATCGATCTCCTTCATGACCTGCCGATTCGACGTCTCATAATCGGACAGATCCGTCTTGCCTTCGTCCGACAAATACCGGTAGGCCTCTTTCAGCGGCAGGAGCATGCGTCGCTTGTTGACGACTTTCTTATGCTTCTGCTTCACCTCGAAGAACGCTGTACTGTTCAGGTCGGCATCGTCATAGACGCGCAGCCGGAGTTTCTGCCGGTACTTCAGCTTGTTCTTTGTTTCAAAGTAGATCGTCTTGTCCGGACTGTCGAAGTACAGGCTTGTGACGGAATACTTCCCCTCCACCCCATTCTTGTCGTTCCGCATCCTCGGACCGATCTGGTCAACCAATTGCTCGTATTGGCGGCGTGTGATCAAATATTTCTGTTCTTTCCTGCAAAAGATCTCAATCGCCATGGGTCTCCCTCTCTTTCCTGGTCTATTTCCTTGTGATGACTACTTTACAGCGGGAAAATGGGAAAACACTGTCGAATTGATTAGAAAACAATGAGAAATAAAAGGCGGCCTCCCAGGAGGAGGGGTAGACGGAGGCTGGGATGAGCGGTGGGATGAGGTTTATGAGCG comes from Sporosarcina trichiuri and encodes:
- a CDS encoding ABC transporter substrate-binding protein, producing MKAGGLALVLGAALVLGGCTGKEEEKKPAAKPADQTEEGTLSPLSKKTKVLIAEDGAASGAGFYIAKERGYFDDYNIDVEFTDFANSDDMLPALAAGEVSIAGGVSTASFFNAIAQGIDVRIVADKGHNMPGESYFSFVIGNHMKDVIQDYPDFKGKKIAVSSRNSIDGYIYEEMLKHAGLTEDDVEYVHIADFSAMLGALDSGTVDAALSIEPLIAQGIENGFHLRFGDTTDYAPESQIAMVLASPQFMEDEELSLRFMAAYLKGVRDYNDAFFEGVDEEEIIEIMVKHTALKDAALWDKVFVTGLDPDGKMFIEDIKKQYETYKANGAIQGEIDFDKAIDTSLAEEAVSLLGAYEAAQ
- a CDS encoding AI-2E family transporter, with translation MTKKLWFQTGVAILLALLIIKFFLEINYIFAPVGIIAKAIILPLIAGGVLYYMTEPIQRFLEKRKVPRWGSILIILVLLAGAIYAFSALIGPPIAKQVNNLIDNGPKISAELIHLKDLALEQKDDLPPQVKDSLNSATDKLQSYLLKFGGWFISFLQSFVQAIVLLVLVPFFFIFMLKDHEKLAPNIYKYFHGKRRQWIKKTIDDIDHVLRSYIQGQLLISAILATIILVGYWIIGLQYALLIAIFTLFMNLIPFLGPWIAVMPAILIAFTQDPKMVIWVAVITLAANQIDSNFITPNIMGKTLDIHPLTVITLLLAAGNMAGFVGILLAVPVYAVAKVIVANIYAARQDIKKTATKSV
- a CDS encoding ABC transporter ATP-binding protein codes for the protein MQSKIEIRNLTKVFVKKNGSVTALQDISLDVADGEFVCLVGPSGCGKTTLLRILAGLETHSAGEIAIHSEQTGRPLQSMVFQEKGILPWMTVKDNVAFGLEMRKAPKPVIAEQTAYYLEKTGLAKFAHLYPSELSGGMKQRVSIARAFANDPEILLMDEPFAALDEQNKFILQEELLSIWSETKKTVLFITHSIDEALMLSDRILLMSAQPGRIIQEVRIDRPRPRKIEEIRKDPELAGQFVEIWKHLQQEVQKTRT
- a CDS encoding ABC transporter permease — its product is MTQPVDARQDAVQIERIEWRRRQAKARWQQLLTVVSPVFLLALWEVLSRTGAIDIRFFPPPTAILGTFWEMLMNGAIAEHVGVSLYRIALGFLAGVIPGILIGLLMGLYKPVRHFVSPLVMALMPIPTLALLPIIIILFGIGDVSKVVTIAGSVFFPVVINTAAGVLSIDKIYLDVADNYGASKSQFFFKIALPGALPVMLEGIQMGQAIALLTIVAAEMMGATSGIGYLIWTSYKAFLLQNMFVGLIMISFFGYVFSLLLRGLQKKLLPWR
- the pepT gene encoding peptidase T, giving the protein MKEQVTERFIRYAKINTESDPNSPSTPSTECQWDLLHVLKHELEELEMEEITLDGNGYLFATLPSNTDKDVPVIGFLAHVDTSPDYSGKDVNPQIHENYDGRDLVLSENTTLSAELFPELNNYTGQTLITTDGTTLLGADDKAGIAEIMTAMAYLQSHPEVKHGKLRVAFTPDEEIGRGPHKFDVQAFGADFAYTMDGGPLGELQYESFNAAGARVTFRGTNVHPGTAKDKMVNSILRAQEFQAAMPALEVPELTDGRQGFIHLMDIKGSVEKTELDYIIRYFDKETFEARKQLFRDTVAQMQSDYGPDAVTLELEDQYYNMGEKIMPHMEIIEIIKDAFSNLGIEPVIEPIRGGTDGSQISYMGIPTPNIFAGGENFHGRYEFVSAETMEKAAQVIVEAVQLYEARA
- a CDS encoding DUF4956 domain-containing protein, which encodes MDQITSLFTSNGVEGAPTLWMSLAAMALAFVLSLLITKIYQITFTGERYSQAFVHTIIMMSVVVSVVMNVVSGNAGVAFGLFAVFSLIRFRSAVTNAKDIAYIFFGLCVGMTAGLFQFQLAIVLTVFSCLVFYFIYKVDYGKGKDTQLLKVTVPENLNHENLLDDILDEKTDFYQLRQVETTNLGTMILYTFAIRSKTDTKDQVLLDAIRERNANLKVSLSYLEMRD
- a CDS encoding DMT family transporter; the protein is MKGIWLGVLAAVFFAVTFVLNRSMELSGGSWMWSASLRYFFMVPFLAAIVAMRGGFTPVQREMRRHPWQFFIWSTVAFVLFYGPLTFSAGYAPGWLLAGTWQLTIVAGVLLAPLFLSGDGSDGTERGVRQRIPVASLLISLVILGGVVLIQIPHARSVSADALLLGILPVVLAAFAYPLGNRKMMELLGGSLDTFQRVLGMTLMTLPVWFLLALYAWLTVGLPSWSQLVQSFVVGVSSGVIATTLFFMATDLARHDQGRLAAVEATQSLELLFAMLGEMLLLHMALPGPVSLAGTAIIILGMSLHSWQTAAAAKRAASEIP